TTGGGTCAAACAGGCCAATAACACTGGTCAAATTTGAAAGCTAGGGAGATTTTATTTTACTATGAATAGAGTCAAATTTGACTAAATGTAAGAAAGGTTAATTTTTAATTGATTGTCACTCAATTAATTAGCATAAGATCATTTGTAAACTCAAAATTTGTTTCACTTACCAAGTTGCACAGTATGCACACATATCTTGCCCATGTTCCAATCAGATGTTTGTATGGTTAAgttgtttatatatatatcttGTGATGTACTAATTTTTGGACCTTAAATTATAATGGATAACTGCTTATCTTCCCTTATCCAAATCAAGAATGATCCAGTACTTGATGTTTCACGTAATACAACTTGTATTCAAATGATTGATACCCATAGGTTTTTGACACTTGCTGAAGCAGGAAATCATTCATTTCAAATACTACAATAACAAATTATTCTAGTGTCATCATATAGATCCAATTGGAAGAGCTCTCTTCTATAAACACCATAAACTTATGGGCACTGATCATTCTGGTACAGATTGTATTATACTAACTCCAATGAGTTATATTGAACTATGCAATCCACGGGCCTGAATCACTGATCCAAGATGGTTCAGCGATTGCATTACAGGAGGCGTCACTCCTACAATACCAAGTCCAACAAAGTCAGAATTGTAAAGACCCCTGGTGGCAAGCTGGTCTATCATACCCACAAGAAGAAGCCCAAGGCATCAAGATGTGGTGTGTGGGCCGCTAGACCCAAGAAACTCATGTCAATGTCCAAGCCTAAAAAGACGGTGTCAAGAGCATATGGTGGTACACTGTGTGCAAAGGCTGTCAGACAAAGGATTGTTCGTGCTTTTCTGATTGAAGAACAGAAGATCTTACAGAGAGTCCTCAGGGCACAACAACAGAGCAAGAAGTAGACTTTGGCCACAATCCATACAGAAATTTATATAGAGCAAAGACATTACAATAAATGACATCATGTATCCGATTCTGAAGTCAAACCAGGAACTCTAGGGACAAAGGGGGGAATTGAAGAGCATCATTTATTCAAATAAATGCCAGCAATGCTTGGACTTggaggataaaaaaaaaaaactaaaaaaaaaaactatgcaatcacaaacaaaaaccaataaatgtatatataaacagattttattttgtcaaattgatataatttataaagtaatatattttgttatattttatgattgccaaagaacatattaatttattataataaatagGTTTAGTTACTAGTACTTCTGATGAAGGTATTGCTTGATTAGACATAATAGGACAAAATCATGTATAAGACTATTATAAGAAAAACCAAATATTGCCATGATTATATATTTTCTGTATTCCAAGTAATGCTCAAAATTTGGATTTCTGTTATATTGTTGTGTTATAAACCAAATGAAACCTTTGCAAAATCATTTTGCCACATAGTACCAAATCATGGATTATTGTTTTGAGCTGCAACTAAGAGGAAATTATAATTTTTGAGTTCCCTCCGAACATACCTACAATGTTCAAAATACATGAAAGTTGGGGTAAAAGAAGAAAACTTAAATAGCAAACATCTGTTAACCACCAATATAATTGTACTTATTTACTGAAGAGGCTGACATGGCTTCTACCAGACCCCAATTTCTCTTCTAGTAATGAGTCATATTTTGGGATGTTACAAACATTATGAAACATTACCAAGATAATATTGAACACTGTCATCGAAATAATCTTGTTTATAGCATTTTAAAGTTCTTGACAAATCAAGTTGCTGATCAATCAATCCTAAACACATTTCTTCAAAGTGGGGTTCAATGTAACCTTGAAAATTGTGTGACATCCTGGAGAATACATGTAGTCCTGCTGGACATACTGGATTATTTAGTTGAACATTCAGGTTggtaatttttgcattttaacaGCCGGCAGCAAAGATCTCGGCCATATGCTGTTATGCTGGTGTTCCAAAGTGATAGCAAAGTTGCCATCATCCATTCACTGTTGAGTTATAGACAGCCCTCATTATAAGATGACATAGTTTGGAAAGTGTTGCAAGCTTTTTCAGATAAAACTTATCAGGGGTTTGTTGTTTTGTTAAAAAGTAATTTtgtatttaaagaaaaaaattgtttatattttttgtaCCGAAAATTTTGATGTGAAAAATAAGACTAAATGATAGCAGCAAAAATGCATATCTGTGTGTTATTTCAAGTTGTATGTCTTTTGATGTCACAATAGCACAATataggggcatttcatgatccattgtctccaggcctcgaaataagaagaaaaatccaaggttcctctggacccttgcctttgaaatttcaagggtcctcgctaattttcaagggtccgacgcctgacccatgcctttgaaatttcaagagagagaattagctacgacGATCACGGTatattgtagaaaattgaaaacccgggttgaaaacttgattggaaactaaaatgaaagtgtactcggGGAGCTGGGCCTATTGTGTGAACCAGctgattttccagtggaacaacaaaactaacattttctgctctttgcttggttcaatgtTTACGGGTCACACGCATACCGAAGAAATTTTGGtccgcctactttcacgggtatttggcGAAGGGCGTGCCTTATTTCGGCGCTGATGGTCTCATTCTAACACTTGACCTCAAATCATCAGAAACTTATATAGATTATGTTACCAATGGGGTTTCTTTCTGTGTACCACAAAGATTTCCTTTTTCATGGATGAGATTCTTCCTTTGATTAGAGCAATTCATCCTTTCTGAGTTTTTCTTCCCTatacattaattcattaatttgtCTCCTTTTTTGGTACTTTTCCTTCTTTTTGATCGAAATCCTCCAATATCATGCCTGCTTTTTAAATGAGGATTTGTTTAAACACATTCAATCAGAATCAGCTATTCATTTTGACATGTGTATTTTGTTGACCATTTTAGAGCAGATTACTCATCACTTTTCAGAACAAACTGTATTTCTTCCCAACTCAATTTA
The Amphiura filiformis chromosome 3, Afil_fr2py, whole genome shotgun sequence DNA segment above includes these coding regions:
- the LOC140149030 gene encoding large ribosomal subunit protein eL34-like, giving the protein MVQRLHYRRRHSYNTKSNKVRIVKTPGGKLVYHTHKKKPKASRCGVWAARPKKLMSMSKPKKTVSRAYGGTLCAKAVRQRIVRAFLIEEQKILQRVLRAQQQSKK